ACTCAATGTGTTCTCCAATTAATCACTGCATAGTCCTTCTGGGTTATTTCCCAGGACACTTGCTCCCAACCCACATTTCGGCCACCCACTTTCCCTTACAATACTTGATGGTTGAAATAGATGATTCTCCCCATCTCAATAATCACATCTCCGAATCTCAACTTTCTTCATCTTCACTATAGCTGGACAAATTACTCTACATGAGAAAAATAAGCCATCGGCAGTCTAGTTCCTCAACTGTATCATGCAACAAGTGGATGGCACAGACACAACCAGCATTTCAAAAAATACAATAGTTCTGAGGCTATGTCTTAAATTTCTAAAACAATGTGTCATTACAAGACAACCTCCACATTCAATTTTTTAAGTACTGCCACATTAGCTCATCATGACATTGAGCTGTTGGAACATTAATGCAGAATATGGGCTTTCAATTAGTAGCAGTCATACATTGGTCTGCAAGATCACCAAACCttcatatgaatttaaaaaacTGATAATTACCATTCAACACCAAGCAAGTGATAAAAATCAATGCAACTTCTTGATCCCAACATCCAATCTCTCAATTTCATTCACTAGGTGATGTgtctcttattattatttttcaggCTAATGCTATCTTCACATATTCTCATATGACAGCAATTACAATCACAAAAATCATTAAACACAGGGAAATGATAATATGCAATGTATGAACATCAGAATTAAGCCTGACAAACAAATATCTGATGTAGAAACCAGTACATACAGGTTTTCAGAAAAGATTCACAGTGGGCATTGTAAATCAGATACTTAGGAGTACAGTAACAAAGCTTAATCTACCTTCTCATGCAATTACCTAATAAAATTCCCAATTCTGCAATTTATACATTGTCTTGCTGGCCATGTGCCAGTATCAAAATGATCAGCCCTATTTTTCTGCATCATGATTAAGCCCTAGACTGCATGTCACTCCAGATGACAGAGCTAAGATGTTCACTGCACAACTGCATGTGCTACACATGATCACTGTTATGGTAACACATCCTATTCATAGATTTGTTCAGGTGACTACCACTATTTCATACGTATTTTCAAAGTAACAATTGGGGTACACATCAGTGGTTTCAGTGCCAACCACATGACATGGTTTTCCAGGCCACACAACCAGCAACACATTGTTCTCCACACTTGCATTGAGagcagcactccatgcagagggcaTTATCTCTGCACCTCTGCCCAGGTGCTATGGAGGCATCCTGTACGACCTATGATCTCTTGGGTTGCATATGAAGGCCAGTACTGCATTTTGTATTTTCATGGTAACTGGTCACCAACTACAAGCCAGCCACTTTGACAACTACAGCTATGCCTTAGGACATCCTACAGTCCATTGTTTTGGCCAATCTTCTGATTTGCAGATCCCTGACTACTATGCGTGGTGTTATTTCTGTAAAACCCTTCTTGTGGAACAACACTATTGGTGTTCCACATACTGTCCTGTCTACTTTTGATGCCAATGCATTcctttaatttgttcaaaatggcaTAATATAAGTCTCTGTGACCTGAAGTCTTGGTCTGGTAGCTGCAAATCAGCTACACTCCTTTACATACTGTGAGCTGTCACTAGCATGATAGTTCGGTTCCTTGACCTGTAAGCTTGTATAgtctttctctaattttatttctgtgacatgTTTATCAATGTGAGCATCTCTTTTCCTTAGCAAGGTCATAAAGCATATCTAAACAAATAATCTTTCTTCTTTAGATCTGCCAGGACTCAAATGTTGAGGTTGGCTTCACCTGTGAACGATCATTCACCAAAAGCCATACACAGGGTTTttcaacaactgaaaaatttgtaaCTAATACAACAGGCACCACAAAAGCTGCCACAATATGTACAGGTTGTGGCCTAAGTATCAGGGCTGATCTACAACATACAAATTTTATCTCTTTttttcaaaaccaaaaaaaaaattttatgacaAACTCAAGAATAACTATTATTCACACAGAAGATAAGAACAGCAATGTTCTTTTGAATTGTATTTATCAGAAGTTATTGAAAGGAGGAATATTTCTCAAATGACCTACACTACTAGAACTTACACTTAATATAAATGTGAATTAAGTGTatccatcacacacagccattataCAATATAGTTGATATCAACAAGGGCTACAGAAAACAGGATTATACCAGTAACCAGTCCCCTTCCACTTCTGTTTACAACAGTCAGCACATAATAGATGATATGAAAGTCAAGTTCAGGAGTAAAAGAATACTCTACAATAACGAACAGCAAAAAGTTTCAGAAAACTGACAATCTGTGCTAATTCCACCGTAATACATCCTTTACTCTACACAATTAGCAAAAGACTCATTACCTGACTACATGCAATACATTAGAGATGTGAATACTTACAATATCCTCAGTGACAATTTCCAAATTCAATTCAGGATCCTCCTTGATAAAATCAGTGGACCAAGATATTCCAAATGGATCTTTAACAgactgcatgaaaaaaaaaaaaaaaatgctgaattatAGCTGCTTGCTAACTTCCGACACAGTTCTCAATATTCCTTTCTTATGAATATCATCCAACGCTGCAGAGATAGTAATCAACTGGGAAGAGTGAGTGTCACAATTCATCCAAATCagttctaatgtctctgatttattTGGCATACTTTCACTTTCTATTCCTATCACATAATCCATTCTGATTTCAGTGGCACTATGGCCTGCTCTATCGGGAGGTCATACTCCCACATGCAAACTTGATATATGGGTGTGTggcaacatttcaaaattaaacTCAGATAATAGAGAAACCCCAATAATCTTCCAGCTGTAAACCAATAAATAAGAGGGCTTTTCAGTCTTTAATCAAATGATTATTGCATTCTCTACATCATCatcaaaattaacaaaatttaatgCTATTTACACAGCTTCTTGCTCTTCACCATATATTTTCAGTGCCTGCTCTTTGGGAAACCATTCACATTTATGTCGTGTGTACTGGAGGGAAATCAGAAGGAATTACATACAGCCACTGCAGGATTTCAGTAAtgtaaatattacagaaaatagTGACTGGGGACTCTAAACTATACCCCAACACATATCATAGTTCCAGATCTTCTGTTACAGCACTGTGACACAGAGACATACAATGAGGTTAAGTTTCTTCCAAGAGGAAGTCTTCCTTGCTCCGTTGATACCAAACATGTACTTAATGCATTCATTATATACcatcataataaaaaattaatacaagGGTAATGGTTCGTAAAAATATGCTTGTTACAAGTTCTGTTAAAATACTATTGGTGATAAACATGAAATAACACATCTAACTAGACTCAACTGGAAGAccacaaaaattcttgaaaatagcTGGTATCATAGGTTACAATAGCACACCATCCATGATAATTTAGCTTGAATGCCCATATTTCTGTCATGGCATTCTTACTACACTTCCTACACAATAAAGTGCTTGTGCGAAAACTTACATTATGCTCTGATCCATCAGCATGTTGTTTCACTTCGGGATCTTGCTTTACCGAAACACTAGGTCCTTCAGTCTTTAATGggtcttcaagaaactgaaaaaagcaaAAAAGTTAAGTGATCAGGGTTCTGTGTCTTGTTCAAAATAGCTCTCTCTTAGAGGAGTAGGGGAGCAGGAAAacagaagagaggaagagaaagagagaaacatTCGAACAGATCTTCTGTAGAAACTGTCATGGCCATAACACTAATAATCACATATATTCAACAATTAGAAATAGGCAGCAAGAAAATGTGGTGCCACAATTCAAATATTTGGAGCTGAAGCTTTGTTTATGCTTGAAGACAGGCACAACAGTTAGCGATTGACCTCGAAATATCGATCAAAATTATTTCTTACATACCAAGCAGCTACCAGCATACACAGTAACCATACATACTACAAAAGTGGATGTGTTTTATatcacctcctaaaccactggtTCGACTACAACCAAGCCAAATACACGTATTACTTACTATCTAGACTAAAATACTGAgaaggtaagaaccagcaacctcctatggAGGTGGGCAGGATGATGTGGAGAGAGGAATGGAAGaacaacagacagagagagagagaggtggcagaaacagatggacagagaggggtagcagatggacagaggtggtTGGCTGATTGAATGATTAAAGGcaccaaactactaggtcatctgTCCTTCCTCAAACAGGCAGGCGGGTCTACACAACTGTAGGTAAGAGAGACCCTACCACACACAATTCAGAGGAAGAAAACCCCAATGTCTATGAGAGGTCAGTGAAACTGATATAAGGGACAAaaggaaaaaatgaacacagaggaTGGAAGACTGGCAAGGTGCCTCATTTAGAGAGCAGCAAGAAGTAGCAGAGAGCAGAACGCAATGAGAGGACGTACATCCCACAGTGCCTGCCACTTACCAGAGGTACTCTACTCATGAACTGCCTACAAAAGACTAGCAATACAGACAGGGCAAGAGAAGTACAGAGACGAAAGATTAATTTGTCTAACACTATGTGACAGGAGGGAAGAAGTGTAAAAGAGCAGGTAGGGTGAGAACTGGGCTGGACCACCAATCCCAGACAGCCACAGCCTGGTCTGCGCAGAGGAGGCAACAGAGTGTTCTGCCAACCCATCGATGGGTCTCAATAGCAAGGATGGAGAGTACAGCAAAATGTAGACTACTGTTGAATGGGAATGATGACCGTGGGGTGTGTCCTCCCACTGGAAGAGATGACCACAAGTCAGTCAGGTACGGCTGATGTGGAGCTGGCAAAGGACAGTAGAATACTtctgagaggcctgcatggaaggaCCTACAAGGATTCGTAGTCTTCTTTATCACTGGTAGTTTGAAGTTAGAGTGATCCATTCCATATTTCAGGTTCCTAAAACTTGATGGTGTAATACGAATCAGAGGTCTGTTTCCAGAATACTCATCACCAGAGCTGGTttactggtagccagtttggcCTAGCTACCAGCAATGTTCATTCCCAGGGATCCCAACATGACCCAGAGACCAAACAATTGTCATTGAGCATCCACCTTCCTCAAGAGCATACTGGGAATACTGATTAGCAATAACCATGGGATGCTGAGGGTAATACTGGGTGACAGCTTCTAAACTGATCAAGAGGTTGCGGCAGATGAAGGACCCACCACTGGAGGGaaggatatgctcaagagcatgagagatgGCTAACAACACTAAAGCTTCTGGCAAGGAAGGCAGTTCAGTATGACCCATGACAGTGTAAGTAAAGCCCATGTGATCAGCAACCATCAAGCAATCTGTATACACTACTGCTGAAGCCTGGGATGTACCATAAATGGAGAAAAATTGGTggcagagggcctcaggagggaccgtGTCTTTCAGACCTCATGATGAGTCAAGACAAAGCTGTGACCAAGGGGTTCCCCACAGAGGTGTACATGAGTGGGCCCAGAGGAGAGATCGAGGAAGAAATAACTGGAATTCAGAGGGGAGGGACAGGGTGTGGACTGCAATCATAATCCCTGATCTGGGCCACCATTGTGGGAGATAGGTTTCCATGTTTGGAAAGGGGGGGGACAATTTTTTGGATGCTTAGGAGAGTTGCAAACATAGGTAGCACAACTGAGAAGCTGTTGTTGGCACCTGGTACACAATGATTGGACCCCAGCCTCTATGAGTAATCTGTCCATAGGACTAGCTCAAAAGGCTCCTGTTGCAaatcaaaccccacagtggtgtatctgATCCAGTATCCGCAATGCTGAGGGCGAAGCCAAACCATATGCCACACTCCCATAACCAAGACACATTTTGATCAcggctttgtaaagctgcagaagggtagtgcACTCTGCACGTGTTACTCAGGTGACCAAGTGTACTGAGGTGCAGCAAGCACTTTCACTTACACTGCAAAAGACTGCGAATTCATGTCAACTAAGAAACAAAGACCAGTCCTAAAAACAGTAAGTTCCTGCCACACTGAGTAGTTTGTAATCAAGATACAGTTCTTGTTGTAGATGAACCATACGATGTTGACAGAAAACCATGACATGAGTTTTGGCAGCTGAAAACCAAAAGCCATGGATGAGTGCCCATGATCGTTTCTTTTGAATGGTGCATTCTAGTCTACAGTCAGTGACACCCACACTAGACGAGCAATAGTAAGAGGCAGAAGTAGTCAGCATACAGGGAGGGtgatactgatgacctcacagcTGGAGGTGGCTATTGATGGCTTGTAGAAGCACAAGGACATGCAGTACAGAACCCTGCAGGTCTCCATTCTCTTGAATATGGGGAGTGTTGTGGAAGCACCAACTAGAACCCAGAATATACACTGTGACACGAAATTCTACATAAAAACTTGGAATGGATCCCAGAGACCCTATTCGCATGAGGTATCAAGGATATGGTG
Above is a window of Schistocerca cancellata isolate TAMUIC-IGC-003103 chromosome 11, iqSchCanc2.1, whole genome shotgun sequence DNA encoding:
- the LOC126108743 gene encoding uncharacterized protein LOC126108743 isoform X4, with product MDQDPTMWIKKEETDEVKIDLHSMFLEDPLKTEGPSVSVKQDPEVKQHADGSEHNSVKDPFGISWSTDFIKEDPELNLEIVTEDIAGEHS